The Pocillopora verrucosa isolate sample1 chromosome 14, ASM3666991v2, whole genome shotgun sequence genome has a segment encoding these proteins:
- the LOC131794829 gene encoding uncharacterized protein encodes MDPGSFENIRRAVKEQHFKDRKVEALKSSLSCAYGYLSGEQVALLIAEFTFDDAKSDALDACAPRMYSITCSQAASILRAFDFKDRRMKAMEAISPHITDNDLSALESAFKFPDEKRRAKEILMNRRQPGFPPQPGPCPGAGFPGAGFPAPGFPGMPTPQPGAYPPPVPGGSPYPGSAPFGGMGNPYAYPGPGVGPPPYPTGTAPPPPPDGGLGAVVHGVLGGLLGPRHPPHGNHPYPPPR; translated from the coding sequence ATGGATCCAGGCAGCTTTGAAAACATCAGGCGGGCTGTTAAAGAACAACATTTCAAGGATCGTAAGGTAGAGGCACTGAAATCGAGCCTGTCTTGTGCTTATGGATATCTATCTGGCGAACAAGTCGCTCTACTTATTGCCGAATTTACGTTCGATGATGCGAAGTCGGATGCTCTTGATGCTTGTGCTCCACGCATGTACAGCATTACATGTTCTCAAGCTGCATCTATACTCCGTGCTTTCGACTTCAAAGATCGCAGAATGAAAGCTATGGAAGCGATCTCGCCCCACATCACCGACAATGACTTATCAGCACTGGAAAGcgcttttaaatttccagaTGAAAAAAGGAGAGCGAAGGAAATTCTTATGAATCGTCGGCAACCGGGATTTCCACCTCAACCAGGGCCATGCCCGGGTGCGGGGTTTCCGGGTGCGGGGTTTCCGGCCCCGGGTTTCCCTGGGATGCCAACACCCCAACCTGGAGCCTACCCACCACCAGTGCCAGGAGGCTCACCTTACCCTGGATCAGCACCTTTTGGAGGAATGGGAAATCCTTATGCATATCCTGGTCCTGGAGTGGGTCCTCCACCGTATCCAACTGGCACGGCCCCACCTCCTCCACCTGATGGTGGCCTTGGTGCTGTGGTGCATGGAGTTCTAGGAGGCCTATTAGGACCTCGTCATCCACCCCACGGTAATCACCCATACCCGCCTCCACGCTGA